TATTTTTGCTAATCTTAGAATTGCTAACTCGCATATTTGTCGATCTTTCAGGCAATAGAGATAAGTTTGCTCAAGGCAAGACAGGCTCCGAAATAATTCAGGCTTATCAGCTTAAGTTTGTCCCGAATGAATCTCAAATAGATCGAACCAAAGATCAGCAAGCACTGTTTGCTAAACCTGCTTTATCAGTTGGTTATCAGCTATTAAGCAATCAAGAAAGCCAGTTTTGGCAAATTAATCCCCAGGGATTTCGCGATCGCGATCCTGTACCATTAGTTAAACCCAAGGATGAGATTAGGATATTTATCTTGGGCAATTCAACTGCCTTTGGCTACGGCAGTCGTGAAAATGGAGCTACGATTAGCGAACAGCTAGAACAACGTCTAGAAGAGCGTCTGCAACAGCAAAAAACTTCGCCTCAGCTATATAAAAGCGGCTTGTTATCTGGCGATCAAGCAGAAAAACCAAAATCTCCAGCCAAACCAGCTAAAATTAAGCCTGGAAATTATCGTGTTATTAACGCTGCTGTTCCTGGTTATGTTTCGGGTAACGAATTGGCTCAACTGGCTTTACAAATTTTAAAATATAAGCCTGATCTAATTATTGTCATGGATGGCTATGAAGACTTTATGCTTCCTAGCAATGAAGATGCTACCCAAGTACCTCAACTCAAAAATTATCTTGAGGATCGGCAAACTGGGTTTAAGGGATATATTAACCAGTTAATTGAGCCAATAAAAAATAAAAGTTATTTGGTTAAAATAGCTCAGGAACGTTGGCTAAATAGTAAACAAGCTGACGAAAAAACTGATTTTATTCTTGATGAACAAAGCTCTAAGCTGGTTCAATATTTACCTCAAAACCAAAAGGAACTACAAGCCAGGATAGATCGCTATGTAGAACATCAAAAACAAATGCTTAGTCTTAGTACAGCATCTCTTGTTCCTTTAATAGTGGCAATACAGCCTGAAATTACTGGACGCAACCCCGCTCAACTAACCGATACTGAGGGAACAATTACTACTGAGCTTGGCAGAACCTATATCGAGCGGATGAGAAATGAATATCCAGCTTTAATCGAAGCAACACAGCAGCTAGCTGAAGCCTTTCCTCAAAATTTAAAAGCTGTTGATTTATATAAGTTAAGCGATCAATATCCTTCCCCCAGCTTTATCGATCCCATTAATCTAAACGAAGCAGCTAATCAAAAAGTAGCCGAACAGCTTTACTACGCTATTGCTAGCTTTTCTAAGATGCAGGTTACATCCAAACAAGCACCAACTCCAAAACCCGTAGATCAAAATCGATGAAGGAAAAAGTTTTACAGCTTGATGATGATATAAACACCGATGACATTATTCCCGCACATCGGACGACTAACCCAGATCCAGAACATCTCAAGCATTATGTTCTAGAACACATAATCGGTATTGATACTTTATTAGAATATGACCTAATAGAAGCAGGAAAAAACTTTGGCTGTGGTTCGAGTCGAGAGTATGCACCCGTCGCTATCAAAGCTGCGGGAATCAAGCTTGTTCGCGCTCATTCTTTTGCCGAGATTTTTTATCGCAACAGTATTAATATTGGCTTAAATTTAGAAATAATTGGTGATAGTCCAGATAATCCCCTGGTTACAGCTATTTCCGCAGCAGGGGGATTAACAGCTTTTAATCAACAAAGGTTACAAAATAAAATATCTGTTCCCAAGAACAATACTGCACCTTGTCCGATGACAATGGCAGAGAAGATGTTAGCCAAAGCTTCGGGGAATGACTATGTAAAGCCTGGAGAGATAGTGTTTGCTAAGGTAGATTTGGCAATGTCCCATGATGCGATCGCCGCACCCGTATTTCGGCTCTTTCATCACTATTTCGGTAAAAATGCCCAGATTTGGGATTCTAGCAAAGTAGTTTTAGTAGCCGATCATTTTATTCAAGTTAATGATATTAGAGTAGATCCTCAAGCTACTAAGCTTTACCAGGATATGATTGATTTTGCTCATCAGCATGGCTGCAAGCTATTTGACCTAATATCTCCTGGGGAGGCATCAGGAATATGTCATGTTTTGTTACCAGAACAAGGTTTAATTCGTCCAGGAATGATCATTGCGGGGACAGATTCTCATAGCTGCACCTATGGCGCATTTGGTAGTTTTTCCACTGGTGTAGGCACTACCGACATGGCAAATATTTTAGCTACAGGAAATATGTGGCTGCGTGTCCCTGGGACGATTGTTTTTGAGCTTTTTGGAACACTACCTAAATATCTTAGTGCTAAAGACATCATGCTGTTTATTTTGGGCAAAATTGGCTGTCAGGGTGCAATTGGTAAGGTAATGGAGTTTCGAGGCAGCGTTATTGAACAGCTATCTATTGATGAACGAATGACTCTAAGTAATATGGCGGTTGAGTGTGGCGCAATGTGTGGCTTAATTGCCCCTGATGCTGTAACTGAGGAATATCTAAAAGACAAAAGTAAATCTGAGTTTGACACTGTAGTCGGTGATAATGACGCAGAACATGACCACGTATATCAGTTCGATCTCAGTAAGCTTGAGCCACAAATAGCCTGTCCTCCAAAACCCGATCAAGTGTTAAATATTAGTGAATTACCTGATACACCAATTACTTTAGCTTTTGTTGGTTCATGCACAGGGGGTAAATTAGCAGACTTAGCTCAAGTGGCAAAGGTATTAACCAACCAGCGTATTAACCCAAACGTGCAGATGTACGTTGTTCCTGCTTCGCAGTTAGTTCGTCAACAAGCAGAAGAAGTAGGCTACTTTGATATTTTTCGACAGGCTGGGGTACAAATTCTCAAGTCTGGT
This DNA window, taken from Pleurocapsa sp. FMAR1, encodes the following:
- a CDS encoding SGNH/GDSL hydrolase family protein, yielding MFKTKTRGRRVFSYRQQKRRRFSLFSAIASLALFLLILELLTRIFVDLSGNRDKFAQGKTGSEIIQAYQLKFVPNESQIDRTKDQQALFAKPALSVGYQLLSNQESQFWQINPQGFRDRDPVPLVKPKDEIRIFILGNSTAFGYGSRENGATISEQLEQRLEERLQQQKTSPQLYKSGLLSGDQAEKPKSPAKPAKIKPGNYRVINAAVPGYVSGNELAQLALQILKYKPDLIIVMDGYEDFMLPSNEDATQVPQLKNYLEDRQTGFKGYINQLIEPIKNKSYLVKIAQERWLNSKQADEKTDFILDEQSSKLVQYLPQNQKELQARIDRYVEHQKQMLSLSTASLVPLIVAIQPEITGRNPAQLTDTEGTITTELGRTYIERMRNEYPALIEATQQLAEAFPQNLKAVDLYKLSDQYPSPSFIDPINLNEAANQKVAEQLYYAIASFSKMQVTSKQAPTPKPVDQNR
- a CDS encoding aconitase/3-isopropylmalate dehydratase large subunit family protein, which gives rise to MKEKVLQLDDDINTDDIIPAHRTTNPDPEHLKHYVLEHIIGIDTLLEYDLIEAGKNFGCGSSREYAPVAIKAAGIKLVRAHSFAEIFYRNSINIGLNLEIIGDSPDNPLVTAISAAGGLTAFNQQRLQNKISVPKNNTAPCPMTMAEKMLAKASGNDYVKPGEIVFAKVDLAMSHDAIAAPVFRLFHHYFGKNAQIWDSSKVVLVADHFIQVNDIRVDPQATKLYQDMIDFAHQHGCKLFDLISPGEASGICHVLLPEQGLIRPGMIIAGTDSHSCTYGAFGSFSTGVGTTDMANILATGNMWLRVPGTIVFELFGTLPKYLSAKDIMLFILGKIGCQGAIGKVMEFRGSVIEQLSIDERMTLSNMAVECGAMCGLIAPDAVTEEYLKDKSKSEFDTVVGDNDAEHDHVYQFDLSKLEPQIACPPKPDQVLNISELPDTPITLAFVGSCTGGKLADLAQVAKVLTNQRINPNVQMYVVPASQLVRQQAEEVGYFDIFRQAGVQILKSGCGACINSGKGVLGKQETGIYATNRNFTGRTGDPTGKNYLASPRVVSISAINGKISDKLV